A part of Aegilops tauschii subsp. strangulata cultivar AL8/78 chromosome 2, Aet v6.0, whole genome shotgun sequence genomic DNA contains:
- the LOC109740225 gene encoding uncharacterized protein — protein sequence MVRFLCFSSSTTQQKPKEVFLLADKTMLTVSKKDSQEQTVKFTAGSVSPKQMADENNHSVASGQYDINSSSHQECWRSDEWNRHACSDDDKEEKVGHLQKSQSLGNMLQEDCDHHGSEGTDCDITDHDYRSHCSGFKSNTDVEESTRLGSKNNQNVFDASSDLISHGVYEPSVDHAADSDRHHSYDHSKFPRSQSAIFQNNSDSDREGSVDSERLGPRCRSFEDLCSMDGEKVDYLSGDETNRSKSNLPVLCAGPSSPGISETLDLEDGSGGRSDAAEDGQRSSASIDGKFVRDGMLSHDYWDGKYIAADNSAHQVAACSADSGHYCVINGALNQEREEKLWNRNSGLDHESLGIDMPNLKNLSDLKDISEEAEHNETGMNGDQHFDEDPNELSPRAYSIKRIEDWISQIDIDSDIIVEEQGESSSSASTKYSDPVISVSAVRPDAKSPLGMEIAYTYISKLTPVSSSAQLPNLGLVAIPRLSAFSGLRLLNLSGNSIVRITAGALPKGLHMLSLSNNNISIIEGLRELTRLRLLDISYNRISRIGHGLASCSSLKELYLAGNKISEVDGLHRLLKLKVLDLRHNKISTSKGLGQLAANYNSLEAINLDGNPAQKNVGDQHLKKYLLGLLPNLAVYNKQPVRATGSKEVSDRHTRKISSSHRSDRSSRSDRKSSRLVAGTSSRHARPAHTSGPLVKQLRSRNMPMAALGSRPVEYAGAGVPAKQIQLEEKSQ from the exons ATGGTTAGGTTTTTATGCTTTTCATCCTCTACTACACAACAGAAACCAAAG GAGGTCTTTCTGCTAGCAGATAAGACCATGCTCACTGTTTCAAAGAAAGATTCTCAGGAACAAACAGTGAAGTTCACTGCTGGATCAGTGAGCCCGAAGCAGATGGCGGATGAAAATAACCATTCAGTTGCTAGTGGGCAGTATGATATTAACTCATCATCTCACCAAGAATGCTGGAGATCTGATGAGTGGAATAGACATGCATGCTCTGATGATGACAAGGAGGAGAAAGTTGGGCACCTACAGAAGAGCCAGTCTCTTGGGAACATGCTTCAAGAGGATTGTGATCATCATGGCAGTGAAGGTACTGACTGTGATATTACAGACCATGATTACAGAAGCCATTGCTCTGGTTTCAAGAGCAATACAGATGTTGAAGAATCCACCAGGTTAGGCAGCAAGAACAACCAGAATGTTTTTGATGCCTCATCTGACCTAATCAGTCATGGTGTTTATGAACCTTCAGTTGATCATGCCGCTGACTCTGACAGGCATCACTCTTATGACCATAGCAAATTTCCAAGGTCACAATCTGCTATATTTCAGAATAATTCTGATAGTGACCGAGAAGGTTCTGTTGATTCTGAGAGACTAGGCCCCCGTTGCAGATCTTTTGAGGATTTATGTTCAATGGACGGTGAAAAGGTTGATTACTTGAGTGGCGATGAAACAAATCGGTCAAAATCAAATTTGCCTGTGCTTTGTGCTGGACCTTCTTCGCCAGGTATCTCTGAAACATTAGACTTGGAGGATGGTTCAGGAGGTCGCTCTGATGCTGCTGAAGATGGCCAACGGTCCTCTGCAAGTATAGATGGAAAGTTTGTGAGGGATGGGATGCTAAGTCATGACTACTGGGATGGCAAATATATTGCTGCTGATAACTCAGCTCATCAAGTTGCCGCTTGCTCTGCGGATTCAGGGCATTATTGTGTTATCAATGGTGCTTTAAATCAAGAGAGGGAAGAGAAATTGTGGAACCGAAATAGCGGTCTCGACCACGAGTCACTTGGCATTGACATGCCTAATTTGAAGAACCTGTCTGACTTGAAGGATATTAGTGAGGAAGCTGAACACAACGAAACTGGAATGAATGGTGATCAGCATTTTGACGAGGACCCAAATGAACTTAGTCCAAGAGCTTACAGCATTAAAAGGATCGAGGATTGGATCAGCCAAATTGATATTGACAGTGACATCATTGTGGAGGAGCAGGGAGAAAGTTCAAGTTCTGCATCAACAAAATATAGCGATCCGGTGATCAGCGTTTCTGCTGTGCGCCCTGATGCTAAAAGTCCTCTTGGCATGGAGATAGCTTACACTTATATTTCAAAATTGACTCCTGTTTCTTCATCCGCACAATTGCCAAACCTTGGTTTGGTTGCAATCCCAAGACTGAGCGCGTTCTCAGGCCTACGGCTGTTGAACTTATCAGGGAACTCAATAG TGCGCATAACTGCTGGAGCTCTTCCGAAAGGTCTTCACATGTTAAGCCTGTCGAACAATAATATCTCGATTATTGAAGGCCTTAGAGAACTAACACGCTTACGTTTGCTGGACATAAGCTATAATAGGATCTCTAGAATTGGCCATG GTTTGGCTTCATGTTCTTCTTTGAAGGAGTTATATCTGGCTGGTAACAAGATCAGTGAGGTAGATGGCCTTCACCGCCTTCTGAAGCTAAAAGTTCTGGACTTGCGCCACAACAAGATCTCTACATCCAAGGGCCTTGGTCAACTGGCTGCGAACTACAATTCCCTCGAAGCCATCAACCTAGATGGCAACCCGGCACAGAAGAACGTAGGTGACCAGCACCTGAAGAAGTACCTGTTAGGTCTCTTGCCAAACCTTGCTGTGTACAACAAGCAGCCTGTAAGAGCAACTGGCTCAAAAGAGGTCTCGGACCGTCACACACGCAAGATCTCTTCTTCCCATCGTTCTGACCGCAGTTCCAGATCGGACCGCAAATCTTCCAGGTTGGTGGCTGGCACATCTTCACGGCATGCCCGTCCTGCACATACTTCAGGCCCTTTGGTGAAGCAGTTGAGGTCCCGGAACATGCCAATGGCGGCGCTGGGCTCTAGACCAGTGGAATATGCAGGTGCTGGAGTTCCAGCGAAGCAAATTCAGCTGGAGGAAAAATCGCAGTGA